The following coding sequences lie in one Rutidosis leptorrhynchoides isolate AG116_Rl617_1_P2 chromosome 4, CSIRO_AGI_Rlap_v1, whole genome shotgun sequence genomic window:
- the LOC139841623 gene encoding uncharacterized protein, whose product MDLVTRGRVGRRARVVQHRILWKNLHGAKAETFRVTVADRLSVEGDNVAHTDVDHILNRMASTIREVAKEALGVTLGTSRAHKSSRESWWLSDDVQTKVALKQTRFRELITFEEGTPAERTRVEERYKEAKREAKKDVAIAKDKAYEDLCRKLDSKEGANDIYRIDKARERRGRDLVNVKYIKDEAGQSIVREVLIRKRWEEYFSSLFGRDRPERNGELHDEVREYQNNYFCTRINHEEVRTALRKMGRNKAVGPDQIPIEARRCLGDDRKAKAMEDRSRIKWPTD is encoded by the exons ATGGACCTAGTCACCCGGGGAAGAGTTGGCAGGAGGGCCAGGGTTGTGCAACATAGAATCCTTTGGAAGAACCTACATGGTGCGAAGGCGGAGACTTTTAGAGTGACTGTTGCTGATAGATTGAGTGTAGAAGGGGATAACGTAGCTCATACTGACGTAGACCATATATTGAACCGCATGGCATCTACTATCAGAGAGGTGGCAAAAGAAGCTTTAGGGGTGACATTAGGGACATCGAGAGCCCACAAGAGTAGTAGAGAATCGTGGTGGCTTAGTGATGATGTCCAAACGAAAGTCGCGTTAAAGCAGacgaggtttagggagctcattactTTTGAAGAAGGAACGCCTGCAGAGAGGACTAGGGTAGAAGAAagatataaagaagctaaaagagaagcaAAGAAGGACGTAGCAATTGCAAAAGACAAAGCTTATGAAGATTTATGTAGGAAACTAGACTCCAAGGAGGGAGCCAATGACATATATAGAATAGATAAAGCTAGGGAGCGAAGAGGCAGAGACTTAGTTAACGTTAAATATATCAAGGATGAAGCAGGTCAAAGTATAGTGAGAGAAGTCCtcattaggaaaagatgggaagagtaTTTTTCATCCCTTTTCGGTAGGGATAGACCTGAGCGGAACGGGGAACTCCACGACGAGGTTCGTGAATATCAAAACAACTATTTCTGTACGAGGATTAACCATGAGGAAGTTAGAACGgccctacgaaagatggggagaaacaaagcagtaggaccagACCAAATCCCGATCGAGGCGCGGAGGTGCCTAGGAGATGATAGG aaggCTAAAGCAATGGAGGATCGCtctagaatcaaatggcctacggattag